In the Limanda limanda chromosome 1, fLimLim1.1, whole genome shotgun sequence genome, one interval contains:
- the c6 gene encoding complement component C6: MASSSQFLVLLLLLSFVSASLACSCDRYPWSSWSSCSRTCNHGTQQRLRNFRFDDYYWKSSCPQLCNKVDRRGCNEQACPIDCLLTQFQPWSDCSPCARKQLRTRSVQRPSQFGGSACGVELTEERPCHPSTECKLAPVDCRGDFKCDNGRCINSTLTCNRQNDCGDNSDERDCAEPSVVCPVEKVVAPGADLVGNGFDALAEEPRGAVLDNMFMGGSCVIRRPPTTLLYHRIPHNFEKFDIKVGELQDFSTEPQPLHTESITLGKSNPAFEASKKMDSKFFRVHQVLPVSRFKVKEPGDLVLSLPFLQFLQALPLQYNYALYRDIFQRFGTHYYSSGTLGGHYDLLYQYSREELTSSGVTVEHVIGCLSRETSWTAVLYSQHGIAPPCSSNTMTQKYKGSYIQAAEKSFSRVKGGRAREAAALAWDRQGPTPDRTSYKTWAKSVLDNPAVVEYKLLPVVDLVRGIACAATKRRNLRKALLQYLGEFDTCKCEPCPNNARPVLSGTECKCVCQTGTYGTSCERRAPDYTSEEVDGRWSCWGPWSRCSASMKRHRTRACDNPAPLRGGQPCPGAARQEEPCHISIFESQGTCDNDEDFTVGWRDELPPGVQGCVRPPRPESSFLRKAKQYYDLGEEEEFQCFSGFDLEGFQFFSCLPDGTWSPPKGKCIKNLCLPPEIPDGMTLLPDKDQYRVGESVGLRCIEENMLPRPGGFYRCSTGLTWEPPVPAELRCTDEKPFVPDGQCGPGQKLQDARCVCVQRESCLSRQASLCVLNLDVGVTVSMSLCSFHAGRCHGDPLFFVSEGECEASDSGKLEWAQFRAKMSSRSSAQEPCGLDTCYEWETCSAFKKCECRAARDCLRSTEHMFCVKLTRSQRTRALDLCSMAALKCASYEFEILGEGACESR, from the exons TACTGGAAGAGCAGCTGCCCTCAGCTGTGTAACAAGGTCGACAGGAGAGGCTGCAACGAGCAGGCCTGTCCCATCGACTGCCTGCTGACACAGTTCCAGCCCTGGTCCGACTGCTCGCCCTGCGCCAGGAAACAG TTACGCACCCGCTCCGTCCAGAGGCCGTCCCAGTTCGGGGGCTCGGCCTGCGGCGTGGAGCTGACGGAGGAGCGGCCCTGTCACCCCTCCACAGAGTGCAAGTTAGCGCCTGTCGACTGCAGAGGCGACTTCAAGTGTGATAACG gacGCTGCATCAACTCCACGCTGACGTGCAACCGGCAGAACGACTGTGGAGATAACTCTGATGAGAGGGACTGTGCCGAGCCCTCCGTCGTGTGCCCGGTAGAGAAGGTGGTGGCGCCCGGGGCCGACCTGGTGGGCAATGG gtttgATGCTTTGGCCGAGGAGCCGAGAGGAGCCGTGCTGGACAACATGTTCATGGGAGGAAGCTGCGTCATCAGGAGGCCTCCGACCACTCTGCTCTACCACCGAATCCCTCACAACTTTGAAAAGTTCGACATCAAG GTCGGGGAGCTGCAGGACTTCAgcactgagccacagccgctgcACACAGAATCCATCACTCTGGGCAAGTCCAACCCGGCGTTTGAGGCTTCAAAGAAAATG GACTCCAAGTTTTTCCGGGTGCACCAGGTCCTCCCGGTGTCCAGGTTCAAGGTGAAAGAACCGGGCGACCTCGTCCTCTCGCTGCCTTTCCTCCAGTTCCTTCAGGCTCTTCCTCTCCAGTACAACTACGCCCTCTACAGGGACATCTTCCAGCGCTTCGGGACACATTACTACAGCTCGGGGACGCTGGGAGGCCACTACGACCTGCTGTACCAGTACAGCAGAGAGGAGCTCACCAGTTCAG GTGTAACAGTAGAGCACGTGATAGGCTGCCTGAGCCGAGAGACCAGCTGGACCGCCGTCCTCTACAGCCAACACGGCATcgcccccccctgctccagCAACACGATGACTCAGAAATACAAAG GCTCGTACATCCAGGCGGCGGAGAAGTCTTTCTCCCGGGTGAAGGGAGGACGAGCCCGGGAGGCAGCGGCTCTGGCCTGGGACCGACAAGGACCAACTCCGGACCGAACCTCCTACAAGACCTGGGCCAAGTCGGTCCTGGACAACCCTGCTGTGGTTGAATATAAG CTGCTGCCCGTCGTAGACCTGGTTCGTGGAATCGCCTGCGCTGCGACGAAGAGGAGGAACCTGAGGAAGGCCCTGCTGCAGTACCTCGGGGAGTTCGACACCTGCAAGTGTGAGCCGTGTCCGAACAACGCCAGACCCGTTCTGTCCGGCACCGAGTGCAAGTGTGTTTGCCAGACCGGCACCTACGGCACCAGCTGTGAGAGACGGGCTCCTGATTACACTTCAG AGGAGGTGGACGGTCGCTGGAGCTGCTGGGGGCCGTGGAGTCGCTGCTCGGCCTCCATGAAGAGACACCGGACGAGGGCGTGTGATAACCCCGCCCCCCTCAGAGGAGGTCAGCCCTGCCCCGGCGCCGCCAGGCAGGAGGAGCCGTGTCACATCAGCATCTTTGAATC ACAGGGGACGTGTGATAATGACGAGGACTTCACTGTGGGCTGGAGAGACGAGCTGCCTCCTGGCGTCCAGGGCTGCGTGAGGCCACCGAGGCCCGAGAGCAGCTTCCTCAGG AAAGCGAAGCAGTACTATGACcttggtgaggaggaggagttccaGTGCTTCTCTGGGTTTGATCTGGAGGGTTTCCAGTTCTTCAGCTGTCTCCCTGACGGCACCTGGAGTCCACCCAAAGGAAAATGCATCA AGaatctctgtcttcctcctgaGATCCCTGATGGGATGACGCTGCTCCCGGACAAAGACCAGTACCGAGTGGGGGAGTCGGTGGGTTTGAGATGCATCGAGGAGAACATGCTGCCGCGGCCGGGGGGTTTCTACCGGTGCAGCACCGGTCTCACCTGGGAGCCTCCGGTACCGGCTGAGCTGCGCTGCACCGACG AGAAACCGTTTGTCCCCGACGGTCAATGTGGACCAGGACAGAAACTACAGGACGCTCGATGTGTCTGCGTCCAACGGGAGAGCTGCCT gtCACGACAAGCAAGTCTCTGCGTCCTGAACCTGGACGTCGGCGTCACCGTGTCGATGTCCCTCTGCTCCTTCCACGCCGGCCGTTGCCACGGCGACCCGCTCTTCTTCGTCAGCGAGGGCGAGTGTGAAGCGTCGGACTCGGGGAAACTGGAGTGGGCCCAGTTCAGAGCCAAGATGTCGTCCAGGAGCTCGGCTCAGGAGCCCTGTGGTCTCGACACCTGCTACGAGTGGGAGACTTGTTCCG CCTTTAAGAAGTGTGAGTGTCGAGCAGCTCGTGACTGCCTCAGATCCACCGAGCACATGTTCTGTGTGAAGCTGACGAGGAGCCAGAGGACTCGAGCTCTGGACCTCTGCTCCATGGCCGCGCTCAAATGTGCCAGCTACGAGTTTGAGATCCTCGGCGAAGGAGCGTGTGAGTCCAGATGA
- the LOC133013794 gene encoding complement component C7-like, whose translation MKFYLAAASLASFLVFLSPAWTMETCGPPPNLRNGFIQNPKDLYRVGSTVDFSCIEGFKLSGHAAARCNEDKTWTQGTWVCIRSRCLFPQLSRDVVGTPTKVSYRIGETVSLHCPTGSLLDAEVSEVMCSPLLQWSPSPAGIRCKAAPTAPTPPAGLKCKPWEKVGTTGCVCKMPSECKTSLPLCARFVSTQTPRFISLCQLGALRCIGRSFALNADTDCRWPHPSCRDCPPGTVCHSESAGGLIMKDKSGPDCPRDSAPVCVSSDVATTMTECEVGARRCAGERLNVTGIDSCPK comes from the exons ATGAAG TTTTATTTGGCTGCAGCTTCTTTGGCATCGTTCCTCGTCTTTCTGTCTCCAGCTTG gacgATGGAGACCTGTGGTCCGCCTCCGAACCTGAGGAACGGATTCATCCAG AATCCCAAAGACTTGTACAGGGTCGGATCCACGGTGGATTTTTCCTGCATTGAGGGATTTAAACTCAGTGGACACGCTGCCGCTCGGTGCAATGAAGACAAGACGTGGACGCAGGGGACGTGGGTTTGTATAA GATCCAGGTGTCTGTTCCCACAACTCAGCAGGGATGTTGTGGGCACGCCCACCAAAGTGTCCTATCGGATTGGAGAGACAGTGTCCCTCCACTGTCCTACGGGGTCGCTGCTGGACGCTGAGGTGTCAGAGGTCATGTGTAGTCCCCTTCTGCAGTGGTCTCCGTCTCCTGCAGGCATTCGTTGCAAAGCAG cgCCCACAGCTCCCACTCCTCCAGCCGGCCTGAAGTGTAAACCCTGGGAGAAAGTAGGAACCAccgggtgtgtgtgtaagatgcCATCCGAGTGCAA GACTTCCCTGCCGTTGTGTGCCAGATTTGTCTCGACTCAAACTCCCCGGTTCATCAGCCTGTGTCAGCTCGGCGCTCTGCGGTGTATCGGACGCAGCTTCGCGCTGAACGCTGACACAGACTGTCGATGGCCACACCCGTCCTGCAGGGACTGTCCACCAGGGACCGTCTGTCACAGTGAGTCAGCTGGAGGATTAATAATGAAGGATAAATCTGGTCCCGATTGCCCCCGAGACTCCGCCCCCGTGTGCGTTAGCTCTGACGTTGCCACGACGATGACGGAATGTGAGGTGGGCGCCAGGAGGTGTGCGGGGGAGCGGCTGAACGTGACCGGCATCGACTCTTGTCCAAAGtaa